The Bacteroidota bacterium DNA window GCCGAGGCGCTCGAAGAGCTCGCCGCCGACGAGGCGCAGCGCGAGCGCGAAGCTATCGAGCAGGCCACCCGCGATCACCTCATGGCGGGCATCAACGCGCAAGCCTAGCTAGGGGAAGGGCCTTGGGAATAAGGGATAGGGGGCAGCGCTCGTGGACCTTCGGGGCAGGGTGTTGTGCGCGTCTTGGTCCGAGCCTGCGTCACCGAGGCTTTCGAGGCACGGCCCTTCCGGCTTGGCTCCTACTCTATAGCCTATTCCCTGTCACCTACGCCCTTAGCCAGAGCGGCTGCGCGCGGGACGATCGCGAAGCGCTTGTCGTCTACTCGCCGCACGGGAAGGAGCTGCTGAGTGCCTACGAGGCAGCGTTTGAGGCAGCCTACCCCGAGGTCAACGTGCAGTGGCTCTTCATGGGCAGCCAGCAGGTGCTTGACCGCGTGCGCACGGAGCGCGTCAACCCGCAGGCGAGCGTCTGGTGGGGCGCGCCGCAGCCGCTCTTCATGCGCGCGGCCGACGAGGGCCTGCTCGCCGCCTACGAGCCAACCTGGGCCGACGTGCTCCCCGATGCTGCCCGCGACGCCGAGTGGCGCTGGATCGGCACCTACCTCACGCCCGAGGTCATCGCCTACAACACCGCGACGCTCGACTCCACGCGGGTGCCGCGAGACTGGGACGCGCTCCTCGACCCCGCCATGGCACAGCCGCTGCTCATCCGCTCGCCGCTGGAGTCGGGCACGATGCGCACCATCTTCGGCGCGATGATCCAGCGCCAGCCGACTACCGAGGCGGGCTTCCGCTGGCTTGCTCGCCTCGACACGGTCACCCGCAGCTACACCGCCGATCCGACGCAGCTCTATCTCAAGCTCGCGCGCGGCGAGGCGGCGCTCACGCTCTGGAACCTCCCCGACATCGAACTCCAGGCGCGCGACGTGGGCTACCCGTTCCGTTCCGTCTTTCCTGAGAGCGGTACGCCCGTCCTCGTCGACGCCATCGCCATCCCCGCGGGCGCGCCGAATCCTGAGCGCGCGCAGCAGTTCGTCGAGTTCGTCACGACGCGCGAAGCCTTGATTCGGCAGGCGCACGAGTTCCACCGGCTCCCAGCGCGGCAGGACATCCCGCCCGGAAGCCTCCCTGCATGGATGCGCCAGCCCGTCCGCCCGATGGACCTCGACTGGACGCTGATGGCCGACAGCGGGCAGGCCTGGCTGGAGCGCTGGGACCGCGACATCAAGGGACGCGGGGCGGCGTTCCTGAAGGCGAATCCGGAACGATGAGCGGCTGGCAGCAGGCAGCGCTGGTAGCGCTCGGCGGTGCAGGCGGTGCGCTCGCACGGTACGGCGTGGCGCTCGCCTCCGCCCGATGGACCGTGACCGGCGCGCTCGCGGGGCTGCCCGTCGGGACCTGGATCGCCAACATCGCCGGGTGCTTCCTGATCGGCCTCGCCCTCCCCTTTGTGCCCGGTCGCGACCCGCTGCGGCTGCTCGGCGTGGTTGGCTTCCTCGGTGGATTCACGACGTTCTCGTCGTACTCGGCGGAGACGCTGGCGCTCTTGGAGACGGGGCGCGTCGGGTGGGCGCTCGTCAACGCGCTCGGGAGCGTGGCCGTCGGGCTCGTGGCAGCGTGGGCAGGGTGGACGTTGGCTCGCACATTCGCCTAGCACAGTCGCCTAGCACCGCTGACTGCACGCCGATGACTGCGATTCGCCCGCCGGAGTTCTTCCCGTCGCTGCCGGTCGCGGCGCTGCTGCTTTCTGCGGAGCGCTTCGTGGTGGCCGACACGTTCGCGTACAGCCGCCAGTCGTACCAGAACCGGACGCGCATCCGCACCTCGGCGGGCACTGGGCGCGACGCGATGTGGCTCACCGTGCCCGTCCGCAAAGGCCCACCCGGGCGTCCGATCCGATCTGTACCGCTCGCCGACTCTGCGGGGGCGTGGCGGCGGGCGCACCTCCGCACGCTCGCGGCGTGCTACAACAACGCGCCGTATTTCGCGCACTATGCTCCCCAGATCGAGCACCTCTTCGACGCAGTTTTCTCTGACGACGGGACGCCGCAGACGCTCGGCACGCTCACGGTGGCTGCGATGCGATGGGCACATCGGGTGCTCGCCAGCGATGCAGAGCTCGTCGTGGCGTCGGAGCGCCCCAGCACACCAGCTACGCTCGTCGACGTGTGGCTCGACGTCGGAGCCGCACCGCTGCTCACCCTGCCCGATGCCGCGGCGGTGGAGCGTGCTCAGTTGCCCGAGGTGGCGCAAACGGTGGCGTCATTCGAGGAGAAGTCGCGTCGTCAGGTGTTCGACGGCTTCGTGTCGGGCTGCGGCCTGCTCGACCTCGTCTTCAACTATGGACCTGCGGCGCGTCAAGTCTTGAGCGAGGGGCTAAGGCTGCCCGCGTAGGGACTGTCCGGGTTGCCCACGTGAGGCCGCGTAAGTGCGGCACGTCGTCACGGGAGCGGGACAAACGAGGGAAACGAAGGCAGCCTGCGGATCGGCGGCGGATTCAGGCTTAATGGGAGAGCGTGATTCGCCGACACCAAGGGCACACGCTTACTAGCCCCGCGCCCTACCTTTCGTGCCCCTCTCCGCGATCCTTCCTGTACTTCTGTGGATGGTCGCAGGCATGCACGGCAGCCCGGTTGTGCACGGCAACTCGGGGCACGACAGCTCGGGCGTGAGAGCGTCCGGCGATCCGCCCAGCGTGCGCATGGACAAGCGGGTGCGGACGGAGTACTACGACGTCACAGGCACGTCGTGGCAGGAGCTTGCCCACCAGATGCGCGTCAAGGGTCCCGGCGACTTCTTCGGGCAAACCGTTTACCAGATCGGCTACCGGTACACATCGCAGCGCCTGGGCGACCGGTGCTGGGTGAGCGACGCCATCGTCACGCTGGAGGCGACCATCATCCTGCCCCGCTGGCAGCGGTCGAACCAGACCTCAGGCACGGTGCCGTATGCGCTACGCCGCGACTGGGACCTCTTCCGCACACGCCTCGAACGCCACGAGCAGCAGCACGTCCGCATCGCCGAGCGCGGCGCGCAGGAGGTCCAGCAGTTCCTCACCGGCGTCACGGGCGAGTGCGCCACGATGGACGCCGTCGTCAACGAGCGCGTGCGGGGCATCGTCGCCGAGTGGGACGACTACAACCGCCACTACGACGTGCGCACCGAGCACGGGCGCAGCGAAGGCGCCATCTGGCCGCTCAGCACGGCCGTCGCCCGGCGCTAGGGCACGCGGAGCCGCGGACGAGGCCATCGGCGTAGACTCACGGAGTCACCACCTCCCTGATTCTCCGTTGTCCCGATGTCGCCGTTCTTCCAGAGCATCCTCGACCGCCTCGCCGCCACGTTCGAACCCGAGCGTACGGGCGAGGCCGTTGCTGTCTTCCTCGCCGACTTGCTGACCGGCCTTGCCGTGTTCGCGGTGTTCTACGTCGGCTGGTGGATCCTCAATCGGCTCCTGCGTGCCGCCTTCCAGCGCGCTGACGCCGACGCTACGCTCGCGAGCTTCATCCTCGTCACGAGCAAGTTTGCGCTCCTCGCCTTCGGCCTCGTGCAGGCGCTCGCGGCAGTCGGCATCAACACGGCGTCGCTCATCGCCAGCCTCGGTATCGCGGGGCTCACCATCGGCTTCGCGGCCCAGGACGCGCTCTCGAACATCATCTCGGGCATCCTCATCTTCTGGGACCGTCCTTTCGTCATCAACGACCTCGTGGAAGTCGAGGGCGACTATGGCCGCGTCGACAAGATCACGCTCCGCTCCACGCGCGTCGTCACGCCCGATGGCCGCATGCTCGCCGTGCCCAACGCGACGGTCATCAACTCGGTCGTGGCGTCGTACACCAACTTCCCCAACCTCCGGCTCGGCATCGAGGTAACGGTCGGCGTGAACGAAGACCTTGGTCGCGTGCGCCGTCTCCTCCTCGCGCTGGTCGAGGGCGACCCGACGTTCATGGATGCCCCACCGCCGCGCGTGGTGGTGACAGCGCTCAACGACTACAACGTCGCGCTGGAACTGCAAGCCTGGCTCCGCGACGAGCGCGAGCACGTCCAGGCCCGCTTCGACCTCCGCGAGCAGGTCTTCGCCACGCTCACCGAGGCCGGTGTCGATATGCCGTTCGAGACGGTGCAGCTCCGCCCCGTCGCTGGCGACCCGCTCGACGTCCGGATGAGTCGGGCCGCCTAGCTTGGTGTGTCCTACTCGAACTTCGAGAAGTCCGCGGGGCGGCGTTCCATGAAAGCCGTCAGCGCCTCGGCCGTCTCCGGCGAGGTGAGGCGCTCGATGAAGTGGGCGCCCTCGGTGCGGATCGTTGCCTGGATGGCGTCGGCGTCGGGGGCGCGGAGCAGTTGCTTCGTCAGGCGCACGGCGGCGGGCGGGCGCGTGGCGAGCGCTTCGCAGCGCTGCATCGCCACCGTCAGGAGGTCGGGCTCGTGGACGACCTCGTTGACGAGGCCGTAGCGGTAGGCATCCTCAGCGTAAAACGGCTCGCCGAAGAGCAGCCACTCGGCGGCTTTCTGCGGCCCGACGAGGCGCGGGACTAGCAGGCTGCTCGCCGCCTCCGGGCACAGGCCGAGGTTGACGAACGGCATCTGGAAGCGCGCCGACGGGGCCGCGTAGACGAGGTCGCAGTGCAAGAGCAGCGTCGTCCCGATGCCGACGGCAGGCCCGGCGACGGCCGCCACGAGCGGCTTCGGGAACGTCGTCGCGACGCGGAGGAAGCCGAAGACCGAGCTGTCCTCGCCGCGCGGCGGGTTCATCATGAAGTCGCCGAGGTCGTTGCCCGCCGTGAAGACGCTCGCGCCGCCGTCCCCGTCCTGACCGTGGATGAGCACCACGCGCACGGCGCTGTCGGTGGCGGCCTCGGTCAGCGCCGTCGTCATAGCGTCGTACATCGCCGTGGTGAGCGCGTTTTTCTTGGCGGGGCGGTCGATGATGAGGCGGAGCACCGCGCCCTCGCGCTCGGTGCGGATGTTGACGGACATGGAAACAGGGGAGACCGAGGAAGTGCGAAAAATCAAAGGTACATGGGAAGTGAGAGGTGTGAAGTGCGAAGTTGGAAGTAAAGTGAGCCAGCGCGTGGCACCACACGCTGAATCTGCCTCGACCCTCGACCTCCGACCTGTGCCCGACTTCGTTCTCCACGACTCGCTCTCCCGCGACGCCAAGCCGCTCGTCCCCGCCGCGACGACCGAGGACGGCACGCCGCGCCTGACGTTCTACGGTTGCGGGCCGACCGTCTACAGCTACGCCCACATCGGCAACTTCCGTTCGTTCCTCACCGCCGACCTCATCGTTCGCACCGCTGAGGCGCTCGGCTGGCAGGTCGAATACGTCTCGAACGTCACCGACGTCGGCCATCTCACGGAGGACGACGCGGCAGACGCGGCCGGCGAAGACCGCATGGCGAAGGCGCTCAAGAGCAAGGAGGGCGAGCGCTTCGCCAACGTGTGGGACCTCGCACGACACTATACCGAGGCCCTCGTCGAGGACTGGCACACGCTAGGCCTCCGCGAGCCGAGCGTGCGGCCCCGTGCGGCCGAGCATGTCCGCGAGCAGATCCAGGCGGTCCAGACGCTCATCGACAAGGGCCACGCCTACGAAACCGAGCAGGGCGTCTACTTCAGCGTCGCGTCGTTCCCCGACTATGGCAAACTCTCCGGCAACACGGAGGCCGACGCGCTCGACGTGGGAGCCGCGGCCGAGTCGCGCGACGTGGTCACGGACGACGGCAAGCGCGACCCGCGCGACTTCGCGCTCTGGAAAAAGGACGACCAGCATCTCATGCAGTGGCACAGCCCGTTCGACGAGGGTACGTCGTGGGGCTTCCCCGGCTGGCACCTGGAGTGCTCGGTGATGGCGCAGAAGTACCTCGGCGACACCATCGACCTGCACGCGGGCGGCGAGGACCTCCGCTTCCCGCACCACGAGTGCGAAATCGCGCAGGCCGAGTGCCTCACAGGCAAGACGTTCGCGCGGCACTGGGTCCACACGCGTTTCCTTCAGGTCGAGGGCGCGAAGATGTCGAAGCGCACCGGCAGCTTCCTCACCGTGCGGGATCTCACGAGCGACCCGGCCGACGGCGGGCGTGACGACTATGGCGCTCCGGCCGACCCGCTCGCGCTGCGCCTCGCCCTCATCGCCGGGCACTACCGCAAGCCGCTCAACTTCACACGCAAGGCGCTCACCGACGCTGCCAAGATGCGCCGCCGCTACCAGGAGGTGGACGCCGCCGTGCAGGACGCGTTCGCGTTCCACACCGAGAAGCAGTACGACGAGCGCGGCCCCAACCACCTCGCCGAGCCGCTCGCGAAGGCCTACGCCGACACGCTCGCCGCGCTCTGCGACGACCTCAACACGCCCACGGCGCTCGCGGCGGCCTACCGCGGCGTCAACATCATCGCGTCGATGGGCAAGCGCAAGGACGCGCGCTCCAAGAGCGGCCTCGACAGCCTCGCCATGGCGACGAGCGCGAAGGACTACCTCGACCAGATCAACGCGCTCCTCGGCATCGTCCGTTCCGAAGCCGTAGTTGAGGAAGCCGACGAAGACCCGCTCGCCGAACAGGTTGAAGCGCTGCTCGCCGAGCGCGTGGCGGCGCGCAAGGCGAAGGACTACGCCCGCGCCGACGCCATCCGCGACGAAATCGACGCCCTCGGCGTGGAGGTGATGGACAGTCCGACAGGCTCGACGTGGCGGCGGCGGATCGACTGATCCCCGGCTACCAGAGCTTCCACCACGGCTTCTTGCGGTCGGTGTCTTCCGTCGAGCGCATCGAGGATTCCTCGGCGCCGAGGTCGTCGAGGGTGGCAGCGTTGATGGGACGACGATAGCGCGGGCGCTGGGCCGAACGGTCGGGAGCCCAACGGTGCTTGACGAGCAGCGCGTGGGTGCGGGCCACGAGCGGCGCACCGCGCTCGGCGTCCACCATCGCCACGAAGCTCGCAAACCCATGCACCGCCGCCAGTACGTCCGGTGCGTCGCCCCAGTGCTTGCCCTTCGGGCCGTCGAGTTCGATCTGGCGGAGCGTCGCGCGGAGGCGGCGCATCGTGCGGCGGTCCACGCTCAGTTTCTCATTCACGACGAGCCCGGTCACTTCCTGGCGGGCGCCGCGTCGCATCACGCGGAGCTTGTCCGGATGCAGCGTGAAGCCCTCGTCGGTGATGATCTGCACCGAACGCCAGAGCAGCTTCGTGACGTGCTGCGCGGCCTCGCCGGAGCCCGAGAACGTGAGGTCGTCGGCGTAGCGGGTGTAGGCGAGGCCGAGGCTGTCAGCCATGCCTGCCATGCGCGCGTCGAGGCGGCGGCAGAGGACATTGGTCAGCGCAGGGCTCGTCGGTGCGCCCTGCGGAAGGACGCGCTCGCCCTTCGCGACGAAGTAAGTCTGCCCGTCGAGGCGCGTCTCGTCGGTGTCGGGCTCGGTGCAGAGGAGGGCCAGGACGGTCGCCACCTGTTCGCCGTAGCCGAGCGCGCGCCAGAGGCCCTTCACGCGGCGATAGGTTACCGTCGGGAAGAAGTTCTGGAGGTCCATATTCACCACCACGTCGGCCCCGACGTGGGGCGCGGCGTTGCTGGCGATGGAGCGGCCTGGCACGAAGCCGTGCGCGGCGTCGTGGAGCGGGACGGCGGCGAGGAGGTGGTCGAGCACCCAGCGCTGGGCGCGCTTGAGGCGCGGCATCGGCGCCGAGATGCGGCGCGTGCCGCCGCGCTTCTTCGGCATGAGGAAACGGCGGTAGTGCGACACGCGCGCCACGCGGCGGGCGAACGTGAGGAAGCGCAGTTCGCTCAGCTCAATGCCCATCGCGCTGGCGAGGTCGAGCGCGGTGCGGTAGACAGGCAGGCCGTTCTCAGCAAGCCGCTCGGTGTCGGGGTCGGTGTGGTTGAGGCCGCCGGAGACGCCATCGCCGAGGTACGTCACCTCCTTGGACTGGCGCTCGGCCCAGGCTTCGGCGCGGGCGGCGCGCTCGGCTTTGCGGCGCTCGTGTGTCTCCTTGCGGCGCTCCATCGCCTCCTTCATCCGGACCTGGCGCTGTTCCTTCAGCAGCCGCTCGCGGTCCTCGACGAGCCGCTTTTCGCGGAGCAATTCGTTCAACTCGCGCTGCAGCTCGCCCCGCCGCTTGATGAGCGTCTCGGGCGGCGACGGCATGGCGCTGTCGTCCCAGAAGCCGAAGCGCTTCATCTCTTCGAGGACGAGCTCGTCTCGCGAGGTCTCCCGGATGCGCTTATAGAGCTCTTGCCGCGACTTCGGCTGGACGCTGTCGAGCGAGGCGCCGTCTCCAGAAGTGGGGTCGTCAGGCGTCGGAGCGGTATCGTTGGTCGTGTCGTCGGCCATCGTCGAGCGCGGTCGTCGTGGAAAAAAGCTCGCTGCTGGGCTGGGGCCTTCGTAGATCCTGAGGCCTGGGCCGCTCAACTCCTCGCGGCCCCGGTCCCTACCCGACGCATGGGCTTCTCGGAAGCCCCACGGTCATCGCGGGTAGGGACCAGCGGGCCGCTCTGTTATGAGCGCGACCAGGGAAGCGGGTACGTACTCTGCGCGTGGACGGCGATCCGCCGCCCGGAGCCCCGAAGGGCTCGGTGCA harbors:
- a CDS encoding extracellular solute-binding protein translates to MGIRDRGQRSWTFGAGCCARLGPSLRHRGFRGTALPAWLLLYSLFPVTYALSQSGCARDDREALVVYSPHGKELLSAYEAAFEAAYPEVNVQWLFMGSQQVLDRVRTERVNPQASVWWGAPQPLFMRAADEGLLAAYEPTWADVLPDAARDAEWRWIGTYLTPEVIAYNTATLDSTRVPRDWDALLDPAMAQPLLIRSPLESGTMRTIFGAMIQRQPTTEAGFRWLARLDTVTRSYTADPTQLYLKLARGEAALTLWNLPDIELQARDVGYPFRSVFPESGTPVLVDAIAIPAGAPNPERAQQFVEFVTTREALIRQAHEFHRLPARQDIPPGSLPAWMRQPVRPMDLDWTLMADSGQAWLERWDRDIKGRGAAFLKANPER
- the crcB gene encoding fluoride efflux transporter CrcB, producing the protein MSGWQQAALVALGGAGGALARYGVALASARWTVTGALAGLPVGTWIANIAGCFLIGLALPFVPGRDPLRLLGVVGFLGGFTTFSSYSAETLALLETGRVGWALVNALGSVAVGLVAAWAGWTLARTFA
- a CDS encoding WbqC family protein — encoded protein: MTAIRPPEFFPSLPVAALLLSAERFVVADTFAYSRQSYQNRTRIRTSAGTGRDAMWLTVPVRKGPPGRPIRSVPLADSAGAWRRAHLRTLAACYNNAPYFAHYAPQIEHLFDAVFSDDGTPQTLGTLTVAAMRWAHRVLASDAELVVASERPSTPATLVDVWLDVGAAPLLTLPDAAAVERAQLPEVAQTVASFEEKSRRQVFDGFVSGCGLLDLVFNYGPAARQVLSEGLRLPA
- a CDS encoding DUF922 domain-containing protein encodes the protein MPLSAILPVLLWMVAGMHGSPVVHGNSGHDSSGVRASGDPPSVRMDKRVRTEYYDVTGTSWQELAHQMRVKGPGDFFGQTVYQIGYRYTSQRLGDRCWVSDAIVTLEATIILPRWQRSNQTSGTVPYALRRDWDLFRTRLERHEQQHVRIAERGAQEVQQFLTGVTGECATMDAVVNERVRGIVAEWDDYNRHYDVRTEHGRSEGAIWPLSTAVARR
- a CDS encoding mechanosensitive ion channel family protein; amino-acid sequence: MSPFFQSILDRLAATFEPERTGEAVAVFLADLLTGLAVFAVFYVGWWILNRLLRAAFQRADADATLASFILVTSKFALLAFGLVQALAAVGINTASLIASLGIAGLTIGFAAQDALSNIISGILIFWDRPFVINDLVEVEGDYGRVDKITLRSTRVVTPDGRMLAVPNATVINSVVASYTNFPNLRLGIEVTVGVNEDLGRVRRLLLALVEGDPTFMDAPPPRVVVTALNDYNVALELQAWLRDEREHVQARFDLREQVFATLTEAGVDMPFETVQLRPVAGDPLDVRMSRAA
- a CDS encoding enoyl-CoA hydratase, which encodes MSVNIRTEREGAVLRLIIDRPAKKNALTTAMYDAMTTALTEAATDSAVRVVLIHGQDGDGGASVFTAGNDLGDFMMNPPRGEDSSVFGFLRVATTFPKPLVAAVAGPAVGIGTTLLLHCDLVYAAPSARFQMPFVNLGLCPEAASSLLVPRLVGPQKAAEWLLFGEPFYAEDAYRYGLVNEVVHEPDLLTVAMQRCEALATRPPAAVRLTKQLLRAPDADAIQATIRTEGAHFIERLTSPETAEALTAFMERRPADFSKFE
- the cysS gene encoding cysteine--tRNA ligase; its protein translation is MPDFVLHDSLSRDAKPLVPAATTEDGTPRLTFYGCGPTVYSYAHIGNFRSFLTADLIVRTAEALGWQVEYVSNVTDVGHLTEDDAADAAGEDRMAKALKSKEGERFANVWDLARHYTEALVEDWHTLGLREPSVRPRAAEHVREQIQAVQTLIDKGHAYETEQGVYFSVASFPDYGKLSGNTEADALDVGAAAESRDVVTDDGKRDPRDFALWKKDDQHLMQWHSPFDEGTSWGFPGWHLECSVMAQKYLGDTIDLHAGGEDLRFPHHECEIAQAECLTGKTFARHWVHTRFLQVEGAKMSKRTGSFLTVRDLTSDPADGGRDDYGAPADPLALRLALIAGHYRKPLNFTRKALTDAAKMRRRYQEVDAAVQDAFAFHTEKQYDERGPNHLAEPLAKAYADTLAALCDDLNTPTALAAAYRGVNIIASMGKRKDARSKSGLDSLAMATSAKDYLDQINALLGIVRSEAVVEEADEDPLAEQVEALLAERVAARKAKDYARADAIRDEIDALGVEVMDSPTGSTWRRRID
- a CDS encoding reverse transcriptase family protein, with translation MADDTTNDTAPTPDDPTSGDGASLDSVQPKSRQELYKRIRETSRDELVLEEMKRFGFWDDSAMPSPPETLIKRRGELQRELNELLREKRLVEDRERLLKEQRQVRMKEAMERRKETHERRKAERAARAEAWAERQSKEVTYLGDGVSGGLNHTDPDTERLAENGLPVYRTALDLASAMGIELSELRFLTFARRVARVSHYRRFLMPKKRGGTRRISAPMPRLKRAQRWVLDHLLAAVPLHDAAHGFVPGRSIASNAAPHVGADVVVNMDLQNFFPTVTYRRVKGLWRALGYGEQVATVLALLCTEPDTDETRLDGQTYFVAKGERVLPQGAPTSPALTNVLCRRLDARMAGMADSLGLAYTRYADDLTFSGSGEAAQHVTKLLWRSVQIITDEGFTLHPDKLRVMRRGARQEVTGLVVNEKLSVDRRTMRRLRATLRQIELDGPKGKHWGDAPDVLAAVHGFASFVAMVDAERGAPLVARTHALLVKHRWAPDRSAQRPRYRRPINAATLDDLGAEESSMRSTEDTDRKKPWWKLW